A single genomic interval of Vibrio maritimus harbors:
- a CDS encoding outer membrane protein, translating to MKKTVAIAISALMATSAWANSVEPGFYLGGGFGLTESKLENQDMSAFPTLDGSRSLRVYGGYQFNRIVSLEGGYTNYGDLSHAMLQGANAKVTPSAFSVAANLGYSFDNGLRPFATLGLSHVNVDLKANGQSESDSASGFRYGLGLEYAPQMIDGLAVRVAYEADAFKVDMGGSSTDTFSVGSLYLGASYKF from the coding sequence ATGAAAAAGACAGTGGCAATCGCGATCTCAGCTTTAATGGCAACTAGTGCATGGGCAAACTCAGTAGAGCCAGGCTTCTACTTGGGTGGTGGTTTTGGTCTTACTGAAAGTAAGCTAGAGAACCAAGACATGTCAGCGTTCCCAACACTAGATGGTTCGCGTTCACTACGTGTATACGGTGGTTACCAGTTCAACCGTATCGTTTCTCTGGAAGGTGGTTACACTAACTATGGTGACCTTTCGCACGCAATGCTTCAAGGTGCTAATGCTAAGGTTACACCAAGTGCTTTCTCTGTAGCAGCTAACTTAGGTTACAGCTTTGATAATGGTCTACGCCCATTTGCTACTCTTGGTCTATCTCACGTAAACGTTGATCTTAAAGCAAATGGTCAATCAGAAAGCGATTCAGCATCTGGTTTCCGTTACGGCTTGGGCCTAGAGTACGCACCACAAATGATTGATGGTCTTGCAGTACGTGTTGCTTATGAAGCGGATGCATTCAAAGTAGACATGGGTGGTTCAAGCACAGACACATTCTCAGTAGGTTCTCTATACCTAGGTGCTTCTTACAAGTTCTAA
- a CDS encoding flavin reductase family protein — protein sequence MNLNLDDLSPNAIYHLMTQTVVPRPIAWVLTESSSENFNLAPFSYFAPISSNPPLLMISIGKKPDGTLKDSAVNAIKNKQLVIHIASTQSAEIMTQTSATLAHGQSEVQASDIELLPFDGFELPRVAQCPIAFGCSLHDVIEMGNTPQHLIIAKIEQVYIDDNVVKQNQERLIIDALKVDPLSRLGGNDYATLEKTITVKRPT from the coding sequence ATGAATCTCAACCTTGACGACCTCAGCCCGAATGCCATCTATCATCTAATGACACAAACCGTGGTTCCACGCCCCATCGCTTGGGTACTAACCGAATCCTCGTCAGAGAATTTTAACTTAGCGCCATTTTCCTATTTCGCCCCTATCTCCAGTAATCCACCACTACTGATGATCTCGATCGGTAAAAAGCCAGATGGAACCTTAAAAGACAGTGCAGTCAATGCGATAAAAAACAAACAACTCGTCATTCATATTGCTTCAACTCAAAGCGCTGAAATCATGACTCAAACCTCTGCCACTCTTGCTCACGGTCAATCTGAAGTCCAAGCAAGCGATATTGAGTTGCTCCCCTTCGATGGTTTTGAGTTACCTCGCGTAGCTCAGTGCCCAATTGCTTTTGGCTGTTCATTACATGATGTTATTGAAATGGGCAACACGCCCCAGCATCTGATCATTGCCAAAATTGAGCAGGTTTACATAGATGACAACGTCGTTAAACAGAACCAGGAACGACTGATCATAGATGCACTTAAAGTCGACCCACTTTCTCGACTTGGTGGTAATGATTACGCGACTCTAGAAAAAACAATTACCGTGAAACGCCCAACCTAG
- a CDS encoding methyl-accepting chemotaxis protein, whose protein sequence is MKLNNLSIRAKLQALVGFAVLILVSLGTFNLIIQKESSYEQRKDRVRSNVEIAYALANHYKTLSKSIGETQAKEAAAKAIEDLRYDGNNYFFIATSDENIVMHPTNPKLNGTNAGKLTDSRGNYFWQEMSRIATTQGKGFLTYYWIGSDGNESEKISFVAYIPEWDWIIGSGVQTADIDKAFQSQLIKELIVDAIAALALIIICLIISRNIVKPIEALVQRVHKVADGDLTVEMSSDRKDELGYLSNELARMMATLKETISAAKASADYSSQLSSSIAASSEETSTNIDSQSQQLEQLATAMSEMSSTIQDIAGNSERTSSTTEQSKDFAAQGSRSMGYTLTNISGISEDISSTHELMEALKQGVNDISSVVNVIHEVSEQTNLLALNAAIEAARAGEQGRGFAVVADEVRNLASRTQESTAQVQTTIDKLNERTDSVLAVMSSNQTKVTESVELASQTQEKLDTAVDKLNDTYDMVTQIAAAAEQQGTVANDVNENVSIVHLSISEIRQASQSLAQQSQAMAESSAELTQKLAYFRI, encoded by the coding sequence GTGAAACTGAACAATCTGTCGATTAGAGCGAAACTGCAAGCTCTCGTCGGCTTTGCCGTACTCATTCTCGTCTCACTCGGTACGTTTAATCTCATCATTCAAAAAGAATCAAGCTATGAGCAACGTAAAGACCGCGTTCGCTCTAATGTTGAAATAGCATACGCACTGGCCAACCATTACAAGACGTTAAGCAAGTCTATTGGCGAAACGCAAGCTAAAGAAGCGGCTGCCAAAGCAATAGAAGATCTTCGCTATGATGGTAACAATTACTTCTTTATTGCCACATCTGATGAAAATATCGTCATGCATCCAACCAATCCAAAATTAAATGGAACGAATGCAGGTAAACTCACTGACTCTAGAGGCAATTATTTCTGGCAAGAAATGAGTCGAATAGCAACCACACAAGGGAAAGGGTTTCTGACTTATTATTGGATAGGCAGCGATGGTAATGAATCTGAGAAGATTTCTTTTGTCGCTTATATACCAGAGTGGGACTGGATAATTGGCTCTGGTGTTCAAACGGCGGATATTGATAAAGCATTCCAAAGCCAATTAATCAAAGAACTCATCGTTGATGCAATTGCCGCTCTAGCACTCATTATTATTTGCTTAATTATTTCGCGAAACATCGTCAAGCCTATTGAAGCGCTAGTACAAAGAGTGCATAAGGTAGCGGATGGCGATCTCACGGTCGAGATGTCTAGTGATAGAAAAGATGAACTTGGGTACCTTAGCAATGAGCTAGCCAGAATGATGGCGACGCTGAAAGAGACGATTTCTGCTGCAAAGGCGTCCGCGGACTACTCAAGCCAACTGTCGAGCAGCATTGCCGCTTCCAGTGAGGAAACATCCACCAACATCGACTCACAAAGTCAGCAGCTTGAGCAGCTAGCAACGGCGATGAGTGAGATGTCGTCAACAATCCAAGATATCGCTGGTAACTCAGAGCGTACTTCATCAACAACTGAACAAAGCAAAGATTTTGCCGCTCAAGGCAGTCGTAGCATGGGTTACACACTCACCAACATTTCAGGCATTTCCGAAGATATCTCGAGTACCCACGAGTTAATGGAAGCTCTTAAACAAGGTGTAAATGACATTAGCTCAGTTGTGAACGTGATTCATGAAGTCTCTGAACAAACCAACCTCCTAGCACTCAATGCAGCTATTGAGGCTGCTCGAGCTGGCGAACAAGGTCGCGGCTTCGCAGTGGTTGCCGATGAAGTTCGCAACTTGGCAAGTCGTACTCAAGAGTCCACTGCTCAGGTACAGACCACTATTGACAAGCTGAATGAGCGCACAGATAGCGTGCTTGCAGTAATGTCATCGAATCAGACGAAGGTCACCGAGAGTGTTGAACTCGCTTCACAAACTCAAGAGAAGCTTGATACCGCGGTAGACAAGCTCAACGATACCTATGACATGGTCACACAAATCGCTGCCGCAGCCGAGCAGCAAGGCACTGTCGCGAATGACGTAAACGAAAACGTCAGCATTGTGCACTTATCTATCAGTGAAATTAGACAAGCCAGCCAAAGCCTCGCACAGCAATCTCAAGCCATGGCGGAGTCCTCTGCTGAGCTTACACAGAAACTCGCTTACTTCCGTATATAG
- a CDS encoding TetR/AcrR family transcriptional regulator, producing MIEKKKTRSELKREAIISAAKDAFNEFGVQNTSMDKLASLAGVSKRTVYNHFESKEELVMLLLSELWHQSMADVDLTPLEMKSVEEQLHYLLAHEIRILNKPSYIDLAKVAFGHYFYRPDELKEQAAKMTKQETALYKWLEQQNEKGVLKIDDIDTASIQLHSLIKGSCFWPQLMGMSDVMSEEAVMQLAQSTADLFLARYLA from the coding sequence ATGATTGAAAAGAAGAAAACAAGAAGCGAGTTGAAAAGAGAAGCGATCATCAGCGCCGCTAAAGACGCATTCAACGAGTTTGGTGTGCAAAATACCAGCATGGATAAGCTGGCTTCATTAGCAGGCGTGTCGAAACGTACGGTATACAATCACTTCGAATCGAAAGAAGAGTTAGTGATGTTATTGCTATCTGAACTTTGGCACCAATCCATGGCGGACGTTGACCTCACGCCCTTGGAAATGAAAAGTGTCGAAGAGCAGCTTCACTATTTGTTAGCGCATGAGATCCGAATCCTCAATAAGCCTTCCTATATCGACTTAGCTAAAGTTGCCTTCGGTCATTACTTCTATCGACCAGACGAGCTCAAAGAGCAAGCCGCCAAAATGACCAAACAAGAGACCGCACTTTATAAGTGGCTTGAACAGCAAAACGAGAAGGGCGTGCTTAAGATAGATGATATAGACACTGCAAGCATTCAGCTTCACAGCTTGATAAAGGGAAGCTGTTTTTGGCCACAGTTGATGGGTATGAGTGATGTTATGAGTGAAGAGGCTGTGATGCAGTTGGCTCAGTCTACCGCGGATTTGTTTTTGGCACGTTATTTAGCTTAG
- a CDS encoding arginase family protein: protein MLSVFKQLWKRRYHPVMDNKLSLLTVCEAIKPQTNAQFEDAESLLDTAYDWLSAQHYSHSMRNAGHFPILTAYKSERPYFENPMASHDFKEKLIEQLTVGAMPLLISNCHEALLDVFPSLLIEREEVGIININAHLLMDQCLDLTMGSMLHFALNRFNECRAFHIGIDGSKCDKKQLEYAEDMGCDWLMADEVNYRSRALLKEQLARFISHCDKLVLTIDLPSISKHNSSSEKRKLDIAMVLRALRQCLASNKVLLIQLVGAQEQHIYSKATQLLVQEIGEFYQ, encoded by the coding sequence ATGCTAAGCGTCTTCAAACAGTTATGGAAACGTCGCTATCATCCAGTAATGGACAACAAACTGTCACTCTTGACGGTATGCGAAGCGATTAAACCCCAGACCAATGCTCAGTTTGAAGACGCCGAATCTTTGCTTGATACGGCTTACGATTGGCTTAGCGCTCAACATTATTCTCATTCAATGAGAAACGCTGGGCATTTCCCTATTCTTACTGCCTACAAGAGTGAGCGACCATACTTTGAAAATCCGATGGCTAGCCATGACTTCAAAGAGAAGTTAATTGAGCAATTAACCGTTGGCGCGATGCCTTTGCTGATTTCTAACTGCCACGAAGCCTTGCTCGATGTCTTTCCAAGTCTGCTCATTGAGCGAGAAGAAGTCGGTATCATCAATATCAACGCTCATCTTCTAATGGATCAGTGTCTAGATTTGACCATGGGCTCAATGCTGCACTTCGCCTTAAATCGATTCAATGAATGTCGTGCCTTTCATATTGGCATTGATGGCAGCAAATGCGACAAAAAACAGCTAGAGTATGCAGAAGATATGGGGTGCGACTGGCTCATGGCAGATGAAGTGAACTATCGAAGTCGCGCGTTACTCAAAGAGCAACTGGCGCGCTTTATTAGTCATTGCGACAAGCTCGTGCTCACGATTGATCTGCCTTCGATCTCAAAACACAACTCAAGCAGTGAGAAGCGAAAGCTGGATATTGCCATGGTATTAAGAGCACTTCGTCAGTGCCTGGCATCAAACAAAGTGTTGCTCATTCAACTCGTTGGGGCGCAAGAGCAACACATATATTCCAAAGCAACCCAACTGTTGGTCCAGGAGATTGGTGAGTTTTATCAATGA
- a CDS encoding YceI family protein, with product MIVRLTTFIVTMAFVFSSHAEWMLDSNNSTLKFVSTKSNSVSEIHHFEGMTGTISDDGKATLVIDLASVETNIPIRNERMQTMLFNVADFAKATVSTVVDMSELDNSDIGGIYSIVNDVTVDLHGKQKTYPTKLTVMKMSEDKVVIVSTDPMIIQAADFGLDVGIEKLREVAGLPSIATSVPLTFVLVYNQK from the coding sequence ATGATAGTCCGATTAACCACATTTATAGTGACAATGGCATTCGTATTTTCGTCGCATGCAGAGTGGATGCTAGACAGCAACAACTCGACGTTAAAATTCGTGTCGACTAAGAGCAATAGTGTAAGCGAAATACATCACTTTGAAGGAATGACCGGCACGATAAGTGATGACGGAAAAGCGACACTGGTCATAGATCTAGCGAGTGTCGAAACCAATATCCCAATCCGAAATGAGCGAATGCAAACCATGCTTTTCAATGTCGCCGATTTTGCCAAAGCAACGGTGAGTACCGTCGTGGATATGAGCGAGTTGGATAATAGTGATATTGGTGGGATCTACAGTATTGTTAACGATGTGACCGTAGACCTGCATGGGAAGCAGAAGACTTACCCAACAAAGTTAACCGTGATGAAGATGAGTGAAGATAAAGTCGTGATTGTCTCGACCGATCCTATGATTATTCAGGCTGCTGACTTTGGGCTTGATGTGGGTATCGAGAAACTAAGAGAAGTGGCAGGGTTACCCTCAATCGCAACGAGTGTCCCGCTCACCTTTGTGCTCGTTTACAATCAGAAGTAA
- a CDS encoding MaoC family dehydratase, translating to MHITASSSVQYRSPLLKALFKRPKIKGSIQTASSATLTNPSFSIDGRALNRYCQHFGFDASHIPETYLFVATQGELLQLFVHPETAVRPLGLVHTFVEFEMFQQLEAEQNYHFTALLEMAEKTEKGQRFETVGEFSLEGRVIARYRSGYLMPNRGVKSKRRQSAPVEDLSAYHISTTLETSKKHTKAYAKVSGDYNPIHLNGLMARLFGFKAPIVHGMDMAARLLNAASKELNTESIQKCRFDFKRPVFVDQTLKVCGNKTQLLLVNEDNKSCVVMSLLEKGA from the coding sequence ATGCACATAACGGCTTCTAGCAGTGTTCAATACCGCTCTCCTCTGCTTAAAGCGTTGTTTAAAAGGCCCAAGATTAAAGGTTCTATTCAAACGGCATCATCGGCGACACTGACAAATCCTTCCTTTTCTATTGATGGCAGGGCATTAAACCGTTACTGCCAGCACTTCGGTTTTGATGCGTCACACATCCCTGAAACCTACTTGTTTGTCGCTACGCAGGGTGAACTGCTCCAGTTATTTGTTCATCCAGAGACTGCTGTCCGCCCGCTTGGTTTAGTACACACGTTTGTTGAGTTTGAGATGTTTCAGCAACTCGAGGCCGAGCAGAACTACCACTTTACGGCCTTGCTGGAGATGGCAGAGAAAACAGAAAAAGGGCAGAGGTTTGAAACGGTCGGTGAGTTCTCATTAGAAGGTCGAGTCATCGCGCGCTATCGGTCTGGGTATCTGATGCCAAATAGGGGAGTGAAGTCTAAAAGACGTCAATCAGCGCCTGTAGAAGATCTCAGCGCTTATCATATCAGCACGACTCTTGAGACATCAAAAAAGCACACCAAAGCGTATGCTAAGGTGTCGGGTGATTACAATCCTATCCACCTGAATGGTCTTATGGCTAGGCTGTTTGGGTTTAAAGCCCCCATTGTGCACGGAATGGACATGGCCGCGAGATTGCTGAATGCTGCTAGCAAAGAGTTAAATACAGAATCGATTCAAAAGTGCCGCTTTGACTTCAAGCGTCCCGTGTTCGTCGATCAGACACTGAAGGTGTGCGGCAACAAAACGCAGCTTCTGCTTGTGAACGAGGATAACAAAAGCTGCGTGGTAATGAGTTTGTTGGAGAAGGGAGCTTAG
- a CDS encoding MBL fold metallo-hydrolase gives MRKSLLATLGVLSMSTTALTACTNTEKDPERYPDKYVNSEMEYKSSFGDMVEIMKSYFTTDRAEPTPTFDLPVNTITAQQLIEETEDVVYRIGHSSVIMKLDGQIVMADPVFSDRASPVQWAGPKRFHQPPISLEALPEIDVIVISHDHYDHLDKASVKALANKTSHFIVPLKVGNYLTKWGVPEDKITELAWWESHEVNGIEYTLTPTQHFSGRGLTDRDSTLWGSWVIDSKEAKVFFSGDSGYFGGFAEIGEKYGPFDFTMIETGAYNKLWSQIHMFPEQSVQAHIDVKGKVMMPIHNSTFDLSMHDWHEPMNKALEISEERGVTMVSPEIGERLEILNPTPVKQWWKQ, from the coding sequence ATGAGAAAGTCTCTACTAGCCACATTAGGAGTTCTATCAATGAGCACTACTGCACTAACAGCTTGTACAAATACTGAAAAAGATCCTGAACGTTACCCAGACAAATACGTCAATAGCGAAATGGAGTACAAATCTAGCTTTGGTGACATGGTTGAGATCATGAAATCCTACTTCACCACAGATCGCGCTGAACCTACCCCGACGTTTGACTTGCCGGTGAACACGATCACAGCGCAACAGTTGATCGAGGAAACAGAAGACGTGGTCTATCGTATAGGACACTCTAGTGTGATTATGAAGCTCGACGGTCAAATCGTTATGGCTGACCCAGTGTTTAGTGATCGCGCGTCACCAGTGCAATGGGCAGGACCAAAACGTTTCCACCAGCCACCTATCTCACTAGAAGCGTTGCCTGAAATCGACGTGATCGTGATAAGCCATGACCACTACGACCATCTAGACAAAGCGTCAGTCAAAGCGCTAGCAAACAAAACGTCGCACTTTATTGTGCCGCTTAAGGTGGGCAACTACCTGACTAAATGGGGCGTACCTGAAGATAAAATCACCGAGCTCGCTTGGTGGGAGTCACATGAAGTCAATGGTATCGAGTACACGCTCACCCCAACACAGCACTTCTCTGGTCGTGGTTTAACTGACCGAGATTCAACCTTATGGGGAAGCTGGGTAATCGACAGTAAAGAAGCCAAGGTCTTCTTTAGCGGTGACTCTGGCTACTTTGGTGGGTTTGCTGAGATCGGTGAAAAATACGGTCCATTCGACTTTACTATGATTGAGACAGGCGCCTACAACAAGCTATGGTCACAGATTCACATGTTCCCGGAGCAAAGTGTTCAAGCGCATATTGATGTCAAAGGTAAAGTGATGATGCCAATTCACAACAGTACATTTGACCTGTCGATGCATGACTGGCATGAACCGATGAACAAAGCCCTAGAGATTAGCGAAGAGCGCGGTGTTACTATGGTCTCTCCAGAAATTGGTGAACGATTAGAGATCCTAAATCCAACACCAGTCAAACAATGGTGGAAACAGTGA
- a CDS encoding DUF5329 family protein — MKHQALALLLVTLASTDVLADTESDVLYLIDQMQSSSCTFIRNGKEHTGQEAADHLRRKWDYAKDDVTSTRVFIDEVASKSWFTGKAYQVVCAENSSSSADWLTQQLKAKAN, encoded by the coding sequence GTGAAGCACCAAGCGTTAGCTCTATTACTCGTTACACTAGCCAGCACAGACGTGCTGGCTGATACCGAAAGTGATGTGCTGTATCTGATCGATCAGATGCAGAGCTCCTCATGCACCTTTATCCGAAATGGTAAAGAACACACTGGGCAAGAAGCGGCAGATCACCTTCGAAGGAAGTGGGACTATGCCAAGGATGATGTCACCTCTACACGGGTGTTCATTGATGAAGTGGCGTCTAAAAGCTGGTTTACTGGCAAAGCCTATCAAGTCGTTTGCGCAGAGAATTCATCTAGCAGTGCTGACTGGCTAACGCAACAGCTTAAAGCCAAAGCGAACTAA
- the add gene encoding adenosine deaminase: MNYKQLPKIDLHCHLDGSVRPETIIELAELQNIELPSTDVEIIRDMMIAPETCPNLIEYLKRFDLPLSVMQTKEALERIAFEVYEDAALENVTYMEVRFGPLLHREQGLNVEEIIGSVVAGMKRAEQAHGIKGNIILSLLRHMPTDEINDVIDVGSQYVGKGVAAFDLAGGEELGFCEKFIPFAKYAKEKGLNVTIHAGEQGEGQNVYDAITMLGAERVGHGIHIATHQAAFDLVHDKQVALETCPSSNVQTKAVESMDVHPIEDFRQRGIPVTINTDNRTVSNTTMTEEVQKVMEQFNLSEDDYMHIYRNSVNAAFTDEATKSQLLVN; this comes from the coding sequence ATGAATTATAAACAACTGCCAAAAATCGACCTACACTGCCACTTAGATGGAAGTGTTCGCCCTGAGACTATTATCGAGTTGGCGGAGCTACAGAACATCGAATTGCCTAGTACAGATGTGGAAATCATCCGTGACATGATGATTGCCCCAGAAACCTGTCCAAACCTGATTGAATACCTAAAACGCTTTGACCTGCCACTGTCTGTAATGCAGACAAAAGAAGCACTTGAGCGTATCGCCTTTGAGGTATACGAAGACGCTGCTCTAGAAAACGTTACGTATATGGAAGTACGATTTGGTCCTTTGTTACATCGAGAGCAAGGGCTAAATGTAGAAGAGATTATCGGTTCTGTTGTTGCTGGTATGAAGCGTGCGGAACAAGCTCACGGCATTAAAGGCAATATTATCCTGTCTCTACTGCGTCATATGCCAACGGATGAAATTAATGATGTCATTGATGTTGGTTCGCAATACGTGGGCAAAGGTGTGGCTGCGTTTGATCTTGCTGGTGGCGAAGAGTTGGGCTTTTGCGAAAAGTTCATCCCATTCGCTAAATATGCAAAAGAAAAAGGTCTCAATGTGACCATTCATGCCGGTGAGCAGGGTGAAGGTCAGAACGTGTATGATGCGATTACCATGCTGGGTGCAGAGCGAGTGGGGCATGGTATCCATATCGCGACTCATCAAGCTGCCTTTGATCTCGTCCACGACAAACAAGTTGCGCTAGAAACGTGCCCAAGTAGTAACGTTCAGACCAAAGCGGTAGAGAGTATGGATGTTCATCCAATTGAAGACTTTAGACAGCGCGGTATCCCTGTAACGATTAACACGGACAACAGAACGGTTTCCAACACCACCATGACGGAAGAAGTACAAAAAGTGATGGAACAGTTCAACTTGAGCGAAGACGATTACATGCACATCTATCGTAACAGTGTGAACGCAGCATTTACGGATGAAGCGACTAAATCACAGCTTCTAGTTAATTAG
- a CDS encoding DEAD/DEAH box helicase, giving the protein MPFTKLSLSQELTAALPETFCEPTDIQALAIPAILNHKDVLAIAQTGSGKTLAYGLPLLHLILEGQNSSKALVLVPTRELASQVTDALLMVAKNTSVRSVCVCGGVDKEQQKAELSMGWEVVVATPGRLIELLAEQALDVSMVSNVVLDEADRMLEMGFWTDVQRIIQSLPKQRQTLLFSATFPQALEEKAKTLLSSPVFIEAQKEAKKEDAIEEILYLVNKGSKAKALIDQITRNNWSQVLVFIGAKDNADALCKKLSKAGLSAAALHGNKNQAEREATLESFKQQKVRVLIATDLLARGIHVESLPVVINFELPSNPETYVHRIGRTARAGQQGVAVSLVCHGETEYLEAIRKTTSRKLVLKELDSFPVTDKPSTGESKRAPRDKQANRRTQRKKSIKQFQGKNKRS; this is encoded by the coding sequence ATGCCATTTACCAAGCTATCGCTATCTCAAGAGCTGACTGCAGCTTTACCTGAAACGTTCTGCGAACCAACGGACATTCAGGCACTCGCTATTCCTGCGATTCTAAATCACAAGGATGTTTTAGCGATCGCCCAGACGGGAAGTGGAAAGACATTGGCTTATGGGCTGCCTCTCTTACATCTTATTCTCGAGGGGCAAAACAGTTCTAAAGCTTTAGTCCTCGTTCCAACTCGTGAGCTTGCGTCACAAGTTACCGACGCCTTGCTTATGGTTGCCAAAAATACGTCAGTAAGATCGGTTTGTGTTTGCGGTGGGGTAGATAAAGAACAACAGAAAGCTGAACTTTCTATGGGGTGGGAGGTTGTTGTTGCCACGCCGGGAAGACTTATCGAGCTATTAGCTGAACAAGCATTAGACGTGAGTATGGTATCTAACGTGGTGCTTGATGAAGCTGACCGAATGCTAGAAATGGGCTTCTGGACGGACGTACAGCGCATTATTCAAAGCCTACCGAAACAGCGTCAAACACTCTTGTTTTCGGCTACCTTTCCGCAGGCACTTGAAGAAAAAGCAAAGACGTTGCTGAGTTCTCCAGTGTTCATTGAGGCACAGAAAGAGGCTAAAAAAGAAGACGCAATCGAAGAAATCCTTTATCTGGTTAATAAAGGAAGCAAAGCTAAAGCACTGATAGATCAAATTACACGCAATAACTGGTCTCAGGTATTAGTGTTTATCGGAGCGAAAGATAACGCTGACGCGCTCTGTAAAAAGTTGAGTAAAGCAGGGCTCTCGGCAGCCGCACTGCATGGCAATAAAAATCAAGCTGAGAGAGAAGCAACGCTTGAGAGCTTTAAACAGCAAAAAGTGCGTGTCCTTATCGCCACAGACCTACTAGCGCGCGGCATTCACGTTGAAAGCCTACCTGTCGTCATTAACTTCGAATTGCCATCCAATCCAGAGACTTATGTTCACCGAATTGGAAGAACCGCAAGAGCTGGACAGCAAGGTGTCGCTGTGTCTCTAGTTTGTCACGGTGAAACCGAGTATCTTGAAGCCATAAGAAAGACGACTAGCCGTAAACTTGTTCTAAAGGAGTTGGATAGTTTTCCGGTTACCGATAAGCCTTCCACTGGTGAGAGCAAACGTGCACCACGAGACAAGCAAGCCAATCGCAGAACACAAAGAAAGAAGAGCATTAAGCAGTTTCAAGGCAAGAACAAACGATCATAG
- a CDS encoding IclR family transcriptional regulator, with protein MGNALQPPTQVNEKPLQLLMQVAVSDEPVSAKTLSQQLGVPLSSLYRHIKLLKEWNLIEESAHDKTLIVGPAALLLMHSYQSSPHNLETIESILFRLQKQTGEMAAYMVPVGYRALCVSLQESAQALRCSYVRGQSQPLLRGASSKVMLAYLPEARREKILRHFGEEANAEAWQTELDQIRKQGFAISTSEFDPGVTGISAPVTKGSKLIGAVSIMAPAHRVEANKDRFILHVLQAARALPPER; from the coding sequence ATGGGAAATGCACTACAGCCACCAACTCAGGTAAACGAAAAGCCATTGCAACTGCTTATGCAGGTTGCTGTATCCGATGAACCCGTATCTGCTAAGACTTTGAGCCAGCAGTTAGGTGTACCACTTAGTAGCCTTTACAGACATATCAAACTACTTAAAGAGTGGAACCTCATTGAAGAAAGTGCTCATGACAAAACGCTCATCGTCGGCCCTGCAGCTCTTTTACTGATGCACAGCTACCAATCAAGTCCTCACAACTTGGAAACGATTGAGAGCATTTTGTTCAGGCTACAGAAGCAAACGGGTGAGATGGCAGCCTACATGGTACCAGTGGGTTATCGAGCATTATGTGTCAGCCTACAAGAAAGTGCCCAAGCACTGCGTTGTAGCTATGTTCGTGGACAAAGCCAGCCTTTATTGCGCGGCGCATCGTCCAAGGTAATGCTGGCCTACCTGCCTGAAGCTCGACGCGAAAAGATCCTTCGCCATTTCGGAGAAGAAGCAAACGCCGAAGCTTGGCAAACTGAGTTGGATCAGATTCGCAAACAAGGATTTGCTATCAGTACATCTGAGTTTGACCCTGGAGTGACGGGCATCAGCGCACCTGTTACCAAGGGATCTAAGCTAATTGGTGCAGTTTCCATTATGGCGCCTGCTCATCGTGTAGAGGCGAACAAGGACAGATTCATTCTTCATGTATTACAGGCAGCCAGAGCGTTGCCTCCAGAAAGGTAA